In Crinalium epipsammum PCC 9333, the genomic window TTGTAGGCAATTGCAGACGATTCGGATTGGGATTAAGAAAATCAGGAACCGAGATGCTGCCATTCTGTATTAATGGCTGGTTAATACCTGATGGAATCCTTGGAGGTTGACTTCTAGATGGTGTGTTTGCTTGTGCTACACGCAATTCCCTACTGCTGCCATTCTGTATCAATAGTTGGTTACTATCTGATAAATTTTCTGACGGCATAATTTGGGATGGTATTTGTGCAATACCCAGTTTTGTATTGCTAAGAGTACTAATTGCACCTACACCGAAAGCCAGAAAACTTGTGCCTAGTGCATTTAAAGAATGATTAAGCTTTGACATCCGATTTTTGCTCATATCAAGTTGTATTTTAATCAGAGTGCGTGTAGGGCATGAATGTTAAATTACCATTACCCAATGTCTACAAAAATAGAAGAGAAACGATCAAGTGCAGGATTAATTGTAGTTTTTTCGTGCTAAATAAGCTTTTTTCAAATTTTCAAAGTTTTTTATATTTTTTTAGGACGCAGGTTAAAATACCTAAGTGCTATGTTCTATACAACTGTTAATCAACTCTTCTATTCCACTAATAGGAAAGATCCTTATTTCTAATTGATTGGCGAGTTCTGCAACTGTCATATCATCTAAAAATTTAGCTTCATCATGTTTGAGCATTACAGAAGGAAGTAAAATAGCATCCCCTAAATCTTTTCCTTGCAACTTCTGTAGTAAATCTTGACCTGTCAACAAGCCAGTAACCGTGATATCTCTCCCCCAATAATCGCTATTTAATGCTGCGAGATTTACTTCTAAACCTTCAACCTGATTTAATTGTTGAACAAGCGGTTGAAATGCTTTTTCTACTGCGTTACCGACTACCCAAGTAAATCTTCTGGGTGGGGAAACTTGTGAAGGTAACTTGGCTTTAGCTGTTTCCTGAAATTCTTGGAGGAAACGACGAATAGAACCAACACCGTTACCTAATTGGGGATAATCTTCGTAATGAGAGGTAGGCGGTAACTCAAGACCAGCTATTAAAAACCACTCATCAGCAATCCAGGCAAAAGTTGTACCAAAAGATTTGCGGAATTTATTTTGCAGAGAAGTCACTTGATTGATCACTTCTGCGGCTTTTTCTGGCGTTACTGGCGTTAGTTCATCGGCTTCGGGACGAAAACGGGTTAAACCAACGGGAACAACTGCTACAGAAGCAACTGCTGGGACTTCACCTTTGTAAAATGATGCTAAATCTAACAAAGTTCGCTCTAAGTGATCACCATCATTAATCCCAGGACAGACAACTACTTGAGCATGAATTTGTAAACGTCGCTTTTGAAACCAGCGCAACTGATCTAAAATTTGCCCTGCGCGAGTATTTTTGAGTAGACGACTGCGTATTTCGGCTTCTGTAGCATGAACAGATACATATAAGGGAGACAGTCGCATCTGTTCAATTCTGTCCCATTCCTTTTTAGTAAGATTAGTTAAGGTAAGATAACTACCGTAAAGAAAGCTGAGGCGGTAATCATCATCTTTGTAGTATAAAGATTGCCGTTTCCCAGGCGGTTGCTGGTCAATAAAACAGAAAGGGCAACGGTTATTACATTGAATTAGACCGTCAAATAAGGCTGTTTCAAACTCTAAGCCTAAATCTTCGTCATAGTCTTTTTCAATTTCAATTTCATGGGTTTTACCAGCCGTGTCGATTACTTCCAATTCTAAGACTTCATCGGCGCAGAAGAATTGATAATCGATCAAGTCGCGGGGATGTTGACCGTTAATAGAAACGATGCGATCGCCTACTTCAAATCCTACCTCAGCAGCAATCGTGTTGGGAATAACTTTTGTAATTAATGCGGGACGAATTGAAACTTCACTCATTGCGGCTAATCAGGGATGAGGCTATATCCATCTTTATTTTAAGCCTGACTCAGCCTGGATCTGACTTTTCATGGGAAGTCATATTTATTAAACTCGTCGCATTTCTTGTGCAGTAATACCTGACGCGGTACCGTTGGCGTATTTGCTGTATTGCGGAATGTAGAAATCTGGGGACTGTTTGATTGATGCAACAGACTCACGCACACTCATTGCTGTCCACCATTGTTGCAGGCGATCGCACTCAGATGGTAGGAAAAAATCACGATAATGCTCAAGCACACACCAACGCTCAAACCAAGGATACAACGATAGATCAACCAAGCTGAAAGATTTACCGAACCAATAACTGCCATCGGTAGATAACTTACTTATACCTTCTTGTTCCATGAACAATAGATGATTTTTTAACTCTTGCGCCCAGTGCTGTTGTTGGGCAATATCTTGGTTTAGCAATATTTTATAAAATGCGGGCAACAATTTATTGTTAAAAAAATCGATCCAAATCCGTGCGATCGCTCTTTGTCCTGGTATTGTTGGCATTAATGGCGGTTCAGGGAATACTTCATCAAGATACTCATTAATAATTGAGGATTCCCATATACAATCATTGCCATGTTTAATTACTGGCACTTTGCTATATGGTGAAATATTCTTGAACCAATCTGGCTTATTGTTTAAATCAATTTCGATAACTTTAAAATTTATACCCTTTTCTAGCAATGCTAACCTGGTGCGATGAGCGTAAGGGCAAGCGGCGGCACTGTAAATTTCAATTTCAGCCATATTAAAACTTACTTAATTTGTTGGTACTTATAAATTGATGCTAAACCAAGACTAGATAAAGTATCACAGGCTAACTTGCTATCTTAAACACCAATAAAGGGGGATTTCAGATGAATTTTTTTGATAAATTGAATGGTGCGATCGCACGTAACCAAAGCCTACTATTTGTAGGGCTTGATCCCAATGTAGAGATGCTGCCGAGTCGCTATTACCCCCCAGGAGACATAGACAGCATCACTAATATTTTGTGGGACTGGCTGCAAGTCATCATCTCCCAAACGGCTGATCAAGTGTGTGCTTATAAACCTACCCTTGGCTTTTATCAAGCATTGGGAATTCATGGATTAGAACTATTACAACTTACCTTAGCTGCTATTCCTGCCGACATTCCGATTATTTTAGATGCCAAACACAGCGACATTAATACCAGTACTATCTTTGCTAAAACTGTATTTGAACAATGGCAAGTTGATGCAATTACTGTTAGTCCTTATGCAGGGCAAGATCATGTAGCACCATTCTTAGTTTATCCCGACAAAGCAGTATTTGTTCTTTGCCGTACATCTAACCCCGCAGCAATAGCTTTACAAGAGTATCCCACAACGGAATCGCCGCTTTATTTGCAAGTAGTAAAAGAAGCAAAAAATTGGGCTACTCCAGAACAATTAGGTTTAGAAGTAGGAACCACATCACCTGAAGTTTTAGCACGTATTCGTGAAGTTGCTCCAGAAAGAGTTATTTTAGCGCGTAGTATTTGGTCAGAAGGCAGCAACCTGAGTAATATTTTGACAGCAGGATTAAACGTAAACGGTGACGGCTTATTAATTCCTGTCCCACAAGATATGTTAGGAAGTGATAATTTATCTGAGCAAATTCAATCTTTAAATCAAGAAATTAATCAAACCCGAAATAAAATTATTGAGGATGCCTCAACCTGTTCTGTATGGTTGCCCAACGTTTGTTTAGTAAATCAACATCCTTATTTAGATTTAATCTTGCAACTTTATGATATTGGTTGCATTATGTTTGGCGAATTTGTTCAAGCATCTGGGGCAACATTCCCATATTACATAGATTTGCGTAAAATTATTTCTAATCCTCAAATTTTTCATCAGATTTTAAATGCTTATGCCGATGTCCTCAAAGATTTAAAATTTGACAGAATTGCAGGTATTCCATACGGTTCTTTACCTACTGCAACTGGTTTATCCTTGCGATTAAATCGCCCAATGATTTTCCCTCGTAAAGAAGTAAAAGCTCATGGAAGTCGGCGGGTAATTGAGGGTAATTTCGAGCCAGGGGAAACAGTTGTTGTAGTCGATGACATTTTGATTAGTGGTAAAAGTGCAATGGAAGGGGCAGAAAAATTAAAATCTGCTGGGTTAAAAGTTAATGACATTGTAGTGTTTATGGATCATGAACAAGGAGTAAAAGACAGATTACGAGCAAATGGTTATCGAGCGATCGCAATTTTAACAATTTCTGAAATTACCCAAACTTTGTACGAAGCAGGACGCATTAATGAAGAGCAATATAGGGCTTTTGATGAAGTGTAGAGTGTACAGACGCTCTTTTTGATTGTTTGCTTGGATGTAAGCGATTTCCAAGATTTCAGAATTACAAATACGTTTTTCATTCGTAGATCCAGCGCATCTCAACAAGCATCTTTAGTCATTCCATCTGTGTTTATCTGTGTGCATCTGTGGTTAATTATCCAAAAGTTGATTTATCCAAGAGGTTTATTGTTAAGTTGTGGAAGGTATAGCGTAAGACAACCATAGGGTAGCTAAAAAAAATAACAACAGATGGCGATCGTGGTATGAGATCCTAGAATTAGTCAACAATGGTGAACTGAATTCTAAACAGCATGGCACAAGATCTGAAATCAACGGTCGTAATCACGGGAGCCTCATCTGGGGTCGGCTTGTACGGTGCCTTAGCACTTGCTAAACGGGGATGGCACGTGGTAATGGGCTGTAGAGATTTAGATAAAGCGCAAAAAGCAGCCGAAACCGTCGGAATACCCCAAGGTAGCTACACCTTGATACATATCGATCTAGGCTCTTTAGATAGCGTTCGACGGTTTGTAGACAATTTTAGGGCGCGTGGTCTATCCCTGGACGCTTTGGTGTGCAATGCCGCAATTTATATGCCCCTTATAAAAGAGCCATTGCGTAGCCCAGAAGGATACGAGTTGACCGTAACCACCAATCACCTCGGTCATTTCTTGCTGTGTAACCTGATGCTGGAGGATCTCAAGAAGTCATCACATCCAGACCGCAGACTTGTAATTTTGGGTACTGTCACCCACAACCCAGATGAATTGGGTGGGAAGATTCCACCACGTCCAGACTTAGGAAATTTTGAAGGTTTTGAAGCCGGATTTCAAGAGCCAATCTCAATGATTGATGGTAAACAGTTTGAACCTGTCAAGGCGTATAAAGATAGCAAAGTTTGCAACGTGCTAACGATGCGGGAATTGCATCGACGCTATCACGAATCAACAGGCATTACCTTCACTTCTCTCTACCCTGGATGTGTTGCAGAAACTCCCCTATTCCGCAACCACTATCCTTTATTTCAGAAAATTTTCCCATTGTTCCAAAAATACATCACTGGTGGATATGTGTCTCAGGAATTGTCAGGTGAGCGGGTTGCCGCAGTAGTTGCCGATCCTGAATACAAGCAATCTGGTGCATATTGGAGTTGGGGAAATCGCCAGAAGAAAGAAGGCAAGTCATTTGTGCAAAAGGTTTCTCCACAAGCTCGCGATGATGAAAAAGCCGAGCGGATGTGGGATCTAAGCGCAAAGCTAGTTAGAGTTTACTAACCAAACCAAACTAAAAGTTAGCACGTTTCTATCGTCAGGCTATAGCTATGTCGAAGGCTATAGCCTTTCTTTGAGAGAATCGCATCTCCACATCAAATTAATGAACTGCTATCCTGAAATTCCCTATTCCGGTTTCCAACTAGGCTTTAGAGCCTATCCTAAAAATAGTTAATGGGAGAAGATATCTGCGTTTATCTGCGTTTATCTGCGGTTAAAATCTCTTAAAAGCACTTTGAAAGATAGGCTCTTAGTGCCAACACAGATCAAAGCTTTAGCTTTAAAATAATCAAAAAACCTTTGCAACTAAGCTTAAAACTGCGGTGACTCAAAACAGCGCCAAGCAAAAAACGCCAACCTGGGCAGGGCGATATAAAGAAAGTTATTACGCTTTGCTAGGATTACATCCTGCTGCTTCGGCGCTGGAAATTCGCCGTGCTTACATCACATTAAGCAAGCGTTATCACCCTGATACCACCGAGTTACCTGCCAAAGTAGCAACTGCTAAATTCCAGCAGCTAAATGAGGCTTATGCTACTCTTAGTAGCCCAGAGCGCCGCCAAGCTTATGATCAAAAGATTGGCTATTCTCGGATTAGTGTTATACAGGCTCCCTCAAACTTAAACCGTTCGGTATCACAAGCCAAGTACTCATCGTCTGCTTATTTAGATCCAACAGATCGCCCCCTCTCTGCTGGAGAACTGTTTGCTTTGTTTATTTTGGGTTTGACATTTTTAGGTTGTATATTGTTAGCGATCGCAATTGGACTTACTAGGGGAGAATCTGCCTTCCAAGTTTCAGGTTTAAATACTAATACCATTACCACACCTAGCGCCCCACAGCAGTTGGTAGCTAAACCTCAAAAAGTCACTAATCGAAAGTTTGAGATCTTCTCAGCACCATCCCCTGTTGATCAACGCAAAAAGTAATCACAAATTATTATGACCCTGCCACCTGCTAATACACCTCTATATAACCATCCCTTACCTGACATTGAGCAATGGCTGAGATCTCAAGGATGTGAACAAGACCGCACCGAATTACACTGCTGGCGAATCGCATTCCCGTCTTGGAAAGCAGAGTTATTTCTCGATATTGAAGAGTTAACTGTGCGTTATCTCAATGCAGGTGAAGGTGGACGCGATATTCAACGCTCTTTCAAATATTCCCTGACTCGTAAGGATATTGAGCAAGCTGTTTTCGCAGGTCCCTAGAGAATCAATTAACAATTATCAATTATCAATAAACTTCTCCAAAAATTAGATATCAGTCCAGTGCACGCCAAGATTTGACGTTAATTTTGGGGAATATTTATTGTTAATTGTGATGCGATCGCACGATTAACTTTGTTCCGACTGTTAGCCCTTAACAGTGGGTGCGATACTTAGAAGATGGAGTTAGCATAACATTTAGTAAGCTATGGAATCAAACTCTTTACCAACCGAGGTAATTTTGACGCACCCACGTCAAACCATTGGTAACATTAAACTAGATTGGACACCACAGCCAGGTAATTATCTCGATATTGAAGGAAAAACCTACGCAATTTTAGAACGTCGCCACCAATATCAACTTAGATCAGGTCGCTATCAGTTACAAAAAATTGCTCTATACGTTCAATCTGCACCCAGACCTACAGAACAAAGTCTTGTAAATGGACACTGGGTACTAGGAGATGCTAATTGTCGCTTCAATGCTCACTCAGAACTACTTCGCTGTGCAGTAAATCCACAAGGTCCGTGCGATCGCTGCCGCTTCTATGAACATTTGTAAATTTTCTTCACAACTCAAAACCTTCTAAAACTTCACCTACAGATAGCCGCATCCCATTAACAAAATCCCAACCCGACTGTATACGTTTACCTGCCATTTGCACTTCCAGCAGCAATAATAGCCCCTCACCCGTTTGAACTATTGGTCCTAACTTCTTAGCAATACTGACCACTTCTCCAGCTTTTCCTGAAACAGAAGACAAAGACAAATTATCCTCTAAAGCCTGTAACTTTGGAGGTAGAGCAGACCCGTAAGCTGCACCTATTGGAGCCGTAGCAGTAATTTTCAGCATTTCGTTCCGAAATTTCGCCACACAGTCTGGATATAATCCCCGAATTTGATTGTGTAAATCTATTGCCTTGTGCGACCAATTGAGATAATAATCTTGCTTTTGAATTAGTGGCGCATAAGTTGCTTGGGCAGAGTCTTGTGGCATTGGTTGAATTTCCTGGCGCTCTAGTTTAACCAAAGTTTCTACTAACAAATCTGCTCCTACAATAGAAAGCGTGAGAGCCAATTGATGAGCATTATCTAGTAGCTGAATCGGTATAGAAGCTTGGAGCAGCATTGAACCAGTATCCATACCAGCATCCATTAGCATTGTCGTGATTCCAGCTTCAGCCTCACCATTAGCAATAGACCTTTGGATGGGAGCAGCACCCCGATACTTAGGCAAAATTGACCCATGAACATTAATGCAGCCTAGGGCAGGCATATCCAAAATCTCTTGAGAAAGAATTTGCCCATAAGCTACAACCACAAAGACATCTGCTTCTAGCTGTTTTAGTTGGTTAAGAGTTTCGGCATCTTTTTTGAGGCGTTGGGGTTGCCAAACTGGAAGTTGTTGAGCTAAGGCTACAGCTTTTACTGGTGAGGGGATCATCTGGTTGCCACGCCCGCGTCGTTTATCAGGCTGAGTAACTACCCCCAAAACGTCAAATTTTGGATGAATTACTAACTTTTCTAAAGTAGACACCGCAAACTGAGGAGTGCCAAAAAAAACTACTTTCATATAAATTTTAAGCTGGAAACCATATAAAACCTAGCATGAGCATACATTTAACCCGTAGCGAGTCAGGCAAAATTATGTAGCAAAGTTGAAGAAAATCAAAAATTTGGTAAACTCTCGTGAAATTTTACCTACGAAGTAACTATAAGGCTACTTAAATTGGTATACATAACATAGAGGACTCTGCACTGGGCCTTGGGCGTTCCTCCTCACACAAGAAGCGCCGTCTCGCAACCTGACCCTACCCCATGTTCAAACGCATACCCCACTTAGGATGGTTCTGCTCCCAACCATACCTTCCTCTCGTAGCAGCAGCACTGTTGATGGCTCCCAGTCAATCAGCACTGGCTGATATTACTATTTTTGCTGAAGACAGTTCATCGAACGTACCCTCTTTTCAGCCTCCTGAGATTTACCCAGAGATCCCCAACGTACTTAATTATGGATTTGGGGTTGCCAATTTAGGAATTGGGATGGTCAATCTCGATCAGGCAGAAATTGGTTTTGGAAAAGAGGTGGCTAAGAACAGCCGCTTAACTAATGAAGTTGATGCTTCTCCTGACGCGGCTCAGGCATCCTTGCAGAGTGATCCCCTTGATAGCCCCCATCCCGTACCTTGGAAGTGGGTGTTAGATACTCACGCTGAAGTTACTGCTAACGGTGGGTCTGGGGTACGCTACTACCGCACCCGCTCTGTAGTTTCTCCTGATGGTGAATATGCTGCTTACAGCCGGATTCAAATTGATGCAGAACCAGAACTGTATCGCAGCCGTGTTAGCAGTGTGATGTTTTTAGAAAATTTGAAAACTGGGGAATTGCAAAAGCTGAGTGCTTCTTCTCCTGTGGTTGAGCATTCGCTTGTCGAGGGTAATCAAAATAGCCCAGGTTCAATTGCGGTTCTGATGCCCGTATCGTGGTCTGCAACAGGATCGCGCTTACTTGCACGGCAGCTTGAAGGTTTGTTTAGCACCTCAGATGCCTCTGATTATGCAGTTGTTTGGGATCGGGAAACAAATACAATCAGCACAGTATCTCCTCAAGAGAGTGAGTACAGTACTGCTGTGTTATTAGGTTGGAGCCAAAGCAATCCAGGTCAAGTTCTATTCCGTGCGGGAAATTTGGGCGATGAACAGTGGCCGCAGTGGGCTGTTGATATGAAGGGTCAAACCGTTGCTGCCAGTGACGACCAACCTGTGTTGGCTGGCAAACTGGTTAAGTTTCTTTGGGCTGGACCTCAAGCTCATTGGTAGTTCGTAAGGTTTTTTCAGCGCCTCTTATCAAGTATGAAAGATCGCTCAGTTTTGGTCTTTCATACTTATTTTTTTTCTCATAGCATCCTAGAGGTGTTATAATATCTATAAATTAGGGTATGTAGCTCAGTGGATAGAGCATCAGGTTCCGGGCTTGATGGTCGGGGGTTCGAGTCCCTCCATACTCGTTTGTTGTCGATTGATAAATTATTTGTCCGTGTTGACAAGTATTTGTCCTTTTTTTAGCTGGGCTTTAACAATGTCTGTTGCTTAGATATTGCACCATCAGCTTGCAATACTTCTATCTTGACAGGTTGCGTACCTGGATTATGAAGAACCTAGCTTATTTTTAAATACTCCGGCGCTATTACCTTTTGCCCCTTTAACTAAAAGTAATTCACCCACAGAGTTATTAACCCAAGTTGCGTCTCAAGTCAACCAAATTGATGATAGCGAACAGTTACAGGGGATTACAGCTTGTACAGAAATATTAGCAGGATTGCGGTTTGAAAATAAGTTAATACGTTCTTTATTTCGGGAGGATATTATGCGCGAATCAACTGTTTACCAAAGTATTCTAGAAGAAGGGAAACAAGCAGGTTTAAGGGAAGGTAGGCAAGAAGGTAGACAAGAAGGTAGACAAGAAGAAGCTTTGAGAATAGTCATGGTTATATTGCGACGTAAATTTGGTGATCTTGAGTCGCGACTAGAAGCTAGAATCAACCAGTTATCTTTGCAACAATTAGAAGAGTTAACGGCAGATGTTTTAGATTTTTCAGAAATTGAAGATTTAGATGCTTGGTTGGGGTATCCCAGAGAGTAATTGAGCAATTTCGGTTCTGAGCAATCATGCGATCGCACATCTCCCATTAATAGTATAAAATTTAGTGCGATCGCTATATACAATCAAACACAAAATTCCCGTAGGGGCGCTGTTGTTATATTAAAAAGCTCTTCTAGTTTTAAACTTATTCGCCAATCTTATCTCTAACCCCTTTAACAATCCGAGACAACTCGCTTTTCTCATCAATAGAAATGCGGCTGGGTGAACCACTAATAATCCCTTCATAGTTGCGGAAAGAATCTTTGATTTCAGGACCCTCTTTACTGATTGTGTATTCACGGATGCCTTTATCGTGCCATGAACCACGCATTTTAAAAACGTTGATCGCACGAGACATTTCTCCTCTAATTTCTACATACTGCAACAAGATAATTGTGTCTGTAATTGTAGAAATATGAGATTCAGTAATAGAATGAGACCCCATAAATTGATTTGTTGTATTAGTGAAAAATCCTGTTATTTCTTCTTGTTTGGCATATCCTGTAATCCCAATTACAAACTGTCTGAAAGCATTGTTGCTAGCACCTCTATCTAAGGCTGAAAGTGAATCAATGGCAATTCTAGAGGGTTGAAATTCAGCAATTTCAGATTTAATAGTTTGCAAATGATCTTCTAATCCTGCTGATTCTGGGTAAGTACAGAGGATTTTTAGTAAGCCTTTCCTTTCTAATTCCTCAAAATTAATTCCCCAAGAAGAAGCATTACGAGATAGTTGAGCGCGTGATTCTTCAAAAGCAAATAGAATAGCACGCTCACCTGACATACAACCTTCTTGTAAAAACTTACTTACAAGTAAGGTTTTACCAGTACCAGTACCGCCTGTTGCTAAAATAATTGAATCTTTGAAAAATCCACCACCGCACATTTCATCTAGGGTTTTAACACCTGAAGATACACGGATATTGGAAGAACGCTGGGTGAGTCGCATAGCTCCCAATGGAAAAATATTAATTCCGTTATTAGTAATCGTAAATGGATACTCACCTTTCATGTGAGTTGTACCACGCAGTTTGAGAATTTCCATCGTCCGACGACGGCGTTCTCCTTCTAATACGTTGCGAACAATTACAACGTTATCTGAAACAAATTCTTCTACTCCATATCGCGCTACTGGTCCATATTCTTCTACGCGCTCAGTTGTCATAATTGTGGTAACGCCTAGTTGTTTGAGCCGAGCAACTAAACGAAAAATTTCGCGCCTCACAACTGAGGCGGCATCATATTGTTGAAATACGGCTGTTACTGAGTCGATAGAAACACGCTTGGCTTTATATTTCTGAATTGCGTACTGAATACGCTCAATTAAGGCAGAAAGGTCAAAATGACCAACAACTTCCTGACCTTCTGGGTCTGGGGAAGCATCAAGCACAAATAGCTTGCCTTCATTAATTAATTTTTGTAAATCCCAGCCAAAGCTGTAAGCGTTTTTAATAATATCGCTAGGAGATTCTTCAAATGTGACAAATATGCCTGGTTCATTAAAGTTGCTGATGCCATTGTAGACAAATTGCACAGCTAACATTGTTTTACCAGTGCCAGAAGTTCCACTGACAATTGTTGCTCTTCCAGCAGGTAAACCGCCATGAGTAATATCATCGAATCCTTCAATCATTGTCCTAATTTTTTGGACTCCGATAGCTGGCTCTTCTGCGGGTTGCGGGGTTGAATTAAGTTTATCCATAACTGAATTTACAAAATTTGAAATTTAATTACAAATTACAATTAATCTCATAGCTAGATCGCTATTCGGCTTACATATACTGTTTGATCATCAAATTGGAGCAGAGCTATAAATCAGCTTCTAATTCACTAATATCTTCGTATAAAAGATCCAATCCGATTAAAACTTTTTCTCTATCTGATAAATCACCAATAATTTTTCTCACGGGTGGGGGTAATATTTTGGCTAAGGTAGGAGTTGCAAGAATTTTATCTTCTTCGGCAAGTTGAGGATTTTTCAAGACATCAATTACTTTGAGAGCATAGACTCCTTTAAATTCATTCTCAAGAATATTTTTTAGTGTTTTCAATGCTCGTTGAGAGTTGGGAGTATTACCAGCAACATAGAGCTTTAAAACATATATTTTATTTAACGGACGCATACATAAGTTTGTTATAATTGCTACAAGTTTGTAAGTATAACTTAAACATTTAGTAGTTAGTTAAACTTTTTTGAGAATTAGACGTTTTCGCTTATTATTGCTTAAATTAAACAATAATATCACCTTGATGACGGTTGATAGCTAGATATTTTACAGTATAACTGCAATGATTGAATGTTTGCAGGTCATAATTCTTTAGGGAGTGAA contains:
- a CDS encoding TIGR03279 family radical SAM protein, translated to MSEVSIRPALITKVIPNTIAAEVGFEVGDRIVSINGQHPRDLIDYQFFCADEVLELEVIDTAGKTHEIEIEKDYDEDLGLEFETALFDGLIQCNNRCPFCFIDQQPPGKRQSLYYKDDDYRLSFLYGSYLTLTNLTKKEWDRIEQMRLSPLYVSVHATEAEIRSRLLKNTRAGQILDQLRWFQKRRLQIHAQVVVCPGINDGDHLERTLLDLASFYKGEVPAVASVAVVPVGLTRFRPEADELTPVTPEKAAEVINQVTSLQNKFRKSFGTTFAWIADEWFLIAGLELPPTSHYEDYPQLGNGVGSIRRFLQEFQETAKAKLPSQVSPPRRFTWVVGNAVEKAFQPLVQQLNQVEGLEVNLAALNSDYWGRDITVTGLLTGQDLLQKLQGKDLGDAILLPSVMLKHDEAKFLDDMTVAELANQLEIRIFPISGIEELINSCIEHST
- a CDS encoding glutathione S-transferase family protein gives rise to the protein MAEIEIYSAAACPYAHRTRLALLEKGINFKVIEIDLNNKPDWFKNISPYSKVPVIKHGNDCIWESSIINEYLDEVFPEPPLMPTIPGQRAIARIWIDFFNNKLLPAFYKILLNQDIAQQQHWAQELKNHLLFMEQEGISKLSTDGSYWFGKSFSLVDLSLYPWFERWCVLEHYRDFFLPSECDRLQQWWTAMSVRESVASIKQSPDFYIPQYSKYANGTASGITAQEMRRV
- a CDS encoding bifunctional orotidine-5'-phosphate decarboxylase/orotate phosphoribosyltransferase, translated to MNFFDKLNGAIARNQSLLFVGLDPNVEMLPSRYYPPGDIDSITNILWDWLQVIISQTADQVCAYKPTLGFYQALGIHGLELLQLTLAAIPADIPIILDAKHSDINTSTIFAKTVFEQWQVDAITVSPYAGQDHVAPFLVYPDKAVFVLCRTSNPAAIALQEYPTTESPLYLQVVKEAKNWATPEQLGLEVGTTSPEVLARIREVAPERVILARSIWSEGSNLSNILTAGLNVNGDGLLIPVPQDMLGSDNLSEQIQSLNQEINQTRNKIIEDASTCSVWLPNVCLVNQHPYLDLILQLYDIGCIMFGEFVQASGATFPYYIDLRKIISNPQIFHQILNAYADVLKDLKFDRIAGIPYGSLPTATGLSLRLNRPMIFPRKEVKAHGSRRVIEGNFEPGETVVVVDDILISGKSAMEGAEKLKSAGLKVNDIVVFMDHEQGVKDRLRANGYRAIAILTISEITQTLYEAGRINEEQYRAFDEV
- a CDS encoding protochlorophyllide reductase, translated to MAQDLKSTVVITGASSGVGLYGALALAKRGWHVVMGCRDLDKAQKAAETVGIPQGSYTLIHIDLGSLDSVRRFVDNFRARGLSLDALVCNAAIYMPLIKEPLRSPEGYELTVTTNHLGHFLLCNLMLEDLKKSSHPDRRLVILGTVTHNPDELGGKIPPRPDLGNFEGFEAGFQEPISMIDGKQFEPVKAYKDSKVCNVLTMRELHRRYHESTGITFTSLYPGCVAETPLFRNHYPLFQKIFPLFQKYITGGYVSQELSGERVAAVVADPEYKQSGAYWSWGNRQKKEGKSFVQKVSPQARDDEKAERMWDLSAKLVRVY
- a CDS encoding J domain-containing protein, yielding MTQNSAKQKTPTWAGRYKESYYALLGLHPAASALEIRRAYITLSKRYHPDTTELPAKVATAKFQQLNEAYATLSSPERRQAYDQKIGYSRISVIQAPSNLNRSVSQAKYSSSAYLDPTDRPLSAGELFALFILGLTFLGCILLAIAIGLTRGESAFQVSGLNTNTITTPSAPQQLVAKPQKVTNRKFEIFSAPSPVDQRKK
- a CDS encoding DUF3143 domain-containing protein, which translates into the protein MTLPPANTPLYNHPLPDIEQWLRSQGCEQDRTELHCWRIAFPSWKAELFLDIEELTVRYLNAGEGGRDIQRSFKYSLTRKDIEQAVFAGP
- a CDS encoding DUF6464 family protein, coding for MESNSLPTEVILTHPRQTIGNIKLDWTPQPGNYLDIEGKTYAILERRHQYQLRSGRYQLQKIALYVQSAPRPTEQSLVNGHWVLGDANCRFNAHSELLRCAVNPQGPCDRCRFYEHL
- the fmt gene encoding methionyl-tRNA formyltransferase, yielding MKVVFFGTPQFAVSTLEKLVIHPKFDVLGVVTQPDKRRGRGNQMIPSPVKAVALAQQLPVWQPQRLKKDAETLNQLKQLEADVFVVVAYGQILSQEILDMPALGCINVHGSILPKYRGAAPIQRSIANGEAEAGITTMLMDAGMDTGSMLLQASIPIQLLDNAHQLALTLSIVGADLLVETLVKLERQEIQPMPQDSAQATYAPLIQKQDYYLNWSHKAIDLHNQIRGLYPDCVAKFRNEMLKITATAPIGAAYGSALPPKLQALEDNLSLSSVSGKAGEVVSIAKKLGPIVQTGEGLLLLLEVQMAGKRIQSGWDFVNGMRLSVGEVLEGFEL
- a CDS encoding DUF4351 domain-containing protein, with translation MRESTVYQSILEEGKQAGLREGRQEGRQEGRQEEALRIVMVILRRKFGDLESRLEARINQLSLQQLEELTADVLDFSEIEDLDAWLGYPRE